A single region of the Brassica rapa cultivar Chiifu-401-42 chromosome A03, CAAS_Brap_v3.01, whole genome shotgun sequence genome encodes:
- the LOC108871385 gene encoding LOW QUALITY PROTEIN: auxin-induced protein 15A-like (The sequence of the model RefSeq protein was modified relative to this genomic sequence to represent the inferred CDS: deleted 2 bases in 1 codon; substituted 1 base at 1 genomic stop codon), whose product MGLMRSILPNANQIFKLQSMRNRKGSPSSTTTSGLVPKGHVAVYVGEGLEKKRFVVPISYLNNPLFRESXSLKKKKFLNHAEEEFGFHHPMGGLTIPCREEAFLQLITSHQLH is encoded by the exons ATGGGTTTAATGCGGTCGATACTTCCAAATGCAAATCAAATCTTCAAATTACAGTCTATGAGGAACAGAAAAGGATCaccatcatcaacaacaacttCAGGGCTTGTTCCTAAAGGTCATGTAGCGGTTTACGTTGGGGAAGGATTGGAGAAGAAGAGGTTTGTGGTTCCAATATCATACTTGAACAATCCTTTGTTCAGAGAG TcttaatcattaaaaaaaaaaaagtttcttaaTCATGCAGAGGAAGAGTTCGGATTTCATCACCCAATGGGCGGTTTAACGATTCCTTGTCGAGAAGAAGCGTTTCTTCAACTCATTACTTCTCATCAGCTGCATTGA
- the LOC103862378 gene encoding auxin-responsive protein SAUR21-like, with amino-acid sequence MAILSRVNNSKPSQKQQSRVPKGHVAVYVGEEMENKKRFVVPISYLNHPSFQGLLNRAEEEFGFNHPIGGLTIPCREETFVGLLNSYGCVVST; translated from the coding sequence ATGGCTATATTGTCACGTGTTAACAACTCTAAACCGTCCCAAAAACAGCAATCTCGTGTTCCAAAAGGACATGTTGCGGTTTATGtcggagaagagatggagaacaAGAAGAGATTTGTGGTTCCCATTTCATACTTGAACCATCCTTCGTTTCAGGGTTTGCTAAATCGAGCAGAGGAAGAGTTTGGTTTCAATCATCCGATTGGTGGATTGACGATTCCTTGCAGAGAAGAAACATTCGTGGGTCTTTTGAATTCTTATGGTTGTGTTGTTTCAACTTGA
- the LOC103862380 gene encoding type III polyketide synthase B, whose protein sequence is MGSIDATELGSEKKPNPGKATILAIGKAFPHQLVMQEYLVDGYFKTTNCDDPELKQKLTRLCKTTTVKTRYVVMSEEILTKYPELAIEGGSTVKQRLDICNDAVTEMAVEASRSCIKNWGRSVSDITHLVYVSSSEARLPGGDLFLAKGLGLSPETHRVLLYFVGCSGGVAGLRVAKDIAENNPGSRVLLATSETTIIGFKPPSKDRPYDLVGVALFGDGAGAMIIGSDPDPVSEKPLFELHTAIQNFLPDTEKTIDGRLTESGINFTLSRELPQIIEDNVESFCKKLLGKAGLAHKDYNQMFWAVHPGGPAILNRMEKRLNLSPEKLSPSRRSLMDYGNASSNSIVYVLEYMLEESRKARKMNEGENEWGLILAFGPGVTFEGIVARNLDV, encoded by the exons ATGGGGAGCATCGATGCCACAGAGTTGGGTTCAGAGAAGAAACCAAACCCTGGGAAAGCGACCATTCTTGCTATCGGAAAAGCCTTTCCTCACCAGCTAGTGATGCAAGAGTACTTGGTCGATGGCTACTTCAAAACCACAAACTGTGACGACCCTGAACTCAAACAGAAGCTTACTCGCCTCTGCAAGACAACCACGGTGAAGACAAGGTACGTTGTAATGTCAGAGGAGATACTAACAAAGTATCCAGAACTCGCCATCGAAGGAGGATCCACCGTGAAGCAGCGTCTGGACATATGCAACGACGCTGTAACCGAAATGGCAGTGGAAGCTTCAAGATCCTGCATCAAAAACTGGGGCCGTTCTGTTTCCGACATAACTCACCTTGTTTATGTCTCCTCAAGCGAAGCTCGTCTTCCTGGAGGCGACTTGTTCTTAGCCAAAGGGCTTGGTCTCAGCCCCGAGACGCACCGGGTTCTGCTCTACTTCGTCGGCTGCTCTGGAGGCGTTGCTGGTCTCCGTGTAGCCAAAGACATAGCCGAGAACAATCCGGGGAGTAGAGTCTTGCTTGCCACGTCAGAGACGACCATCATTGGTTTCAAACCGCCGAGTAAAGATAGACCGTACGATCTTGTTGGTGTCGCGTTGTTTGGTGATGGAGCCGGAGCTATGATCATCGGGTCTGATCCAGACCCGGTTAGTGAGAAGCCACTCTTTGAGCTTCACACCGcaattcaaaattttctacCTG ACACGGAGAAGACAATAGATGGGAGGCTAACGGAATCAGGCATAAACTTCACACTATCAAGAGAGCTTCCACAGATAATAGAAGACAACGTGGAGAGTTTCTGCAAGAAGCTACTAGGAAAAGCAGGACTGGCTCATAAAGACTATAACCAGATGTTTTGGGCGGTTCATCCAGGTGGACCAGCCATATTGAACCGAATGGAAAAGCGGCTTAACCTGTCGCCGGAGAAGCTGAGTCCAAGCAGAAGATCTCTCATGGACTATGGCAACGCAAGTAGCAATTCGATCGTTTACGTGTTGGAGTATATGTTGGAGGAGAGCAGGAAAGCAAGGAAGATGAATGAAGGTGAAAATGAGTGGGGTCTGATTCTGGCTTTTGGACCTGGTGTTACATTTGAAGGTATCGTTGCAAGGAATCTCGATGTTTGA